From a region of the Rhipicephalus microplus isolate Deutch F79 chromosome X, USDA_Rmic, whole genome shotgun sequence genome:
- the Pdp gene encoding pyruvate dehydrogenase [acetyl-transferring]-phosphatase 1-like protein, mitochondrial isoform X2: MEDCLVIARCLLTTGHLFGVFDGHGGLGFAQLVSQRLFDYIALSILPHSLLKEYIEQNNRTHLVQVMHCTDSLTDEQNQAHFDSLHAFAHKLLSSVGRPFSMQDALHQAFLQLDADISREVTENKWQHSLLYALMGACACVVHVDGLHLHVASAGDCRAVLGSLTEDSSWHAKPLSMEHNADNIAELRRVLREHPDQESNTVVRQDRLLGQLAPLRALGDYNYKWPVSQVTELLVPLAGPHALPPHYLTPPYLTGAPEVTHHHLGPHDKFLVLASDGLWEQLQPHRVVKLVGQHMSGRQTLDRLRLPQPNMRLIQVAHILAARQKGLAQKPTDANAATHLIRNALGRTEYGIEHSKLAAMLALPQEVVRSFRDDISIVVIYFNSDFLRLSPAG, translated from the coding sequence ATGGAAGATTGCCTTGTTATTGCTCGCTGCCTGCTCACTACGGGACATTTATTCGGCGTGTTTGACGGGCACGGCGGACTTGGTTTTGCACAACTTGTCAGCCAACGCCTGTTTGACTACATAGCATTGTCTATACTTCCCCACTCTCTACTTAAGGAATACATAGAACAAAATAACAGGACACATCTTGTTCAAGTTATGCACTGTACAGACTCTCTGACGGATGAGCAAAATCAAGCACACTTTGACAGCCTTCATGCCTTTGCACATAAACTACTTTCAAGTGTGGGAAGGCCATTTTCAATGCAAGATGCCCTGCACCAAGCTTTTTTGCAACTGGATGCTGACATTTCACGTGAAGTAACCGAGAACAAGTGGCAACACTCCTTGCTGTACGCCCTAATGGGAGCCTGCGCCTGCGTCGTGCATGTAGATGGGCTGCATTTGCATGTGGCCTCAGCAGGTGACTGCAGAGCAGTGCTGGGAAGCCTCACCGAAGACTCCAGCTGGCATGCAAAGCCCCTCAGCATGGAACACAATGCAGACAATATAGCAGAGCTTCGTCGTGTGCTGAGAGAGCACCCAGATCAGGAAAGCAACACTGTGGTACGGCAGGACCGCTTGCTGGGACAGCTGGCACCGTTGAGGGCTCTGGGCGACTATAACTACAAGTGGCCCGTCAGCCAGGTGACTGAGCTTCTGGTGCCATTGGCTGGACCACATGCCCTGCCACCTCACTACTTGACTCCTCCCTACCTAACTGGTGCACCTGAAGTCACGCACCACCATTTGGGCCCCCATGACAAATTCTTGGTGCTGGCCTCTGATGGCCTTTGGGAGCAGCTGCAGCCACACCGCGTGGTGAAGCTTGTGGGCCAGCACATGAGTGGTCGACAAACATTGGACAGACTACGCCTGCCCCAACCCAACATGCGCCTGATCCAGGTGGCGCATATTCTTGCTGCCCGTCAGAAAGGCCTTGCCCAGAAGCCTACAGATGCTAATGCAGCAACTCACCTCATCCGCAATGCACTTGGACGCACTGAATACGGCATTGAGCACAGCAAGCTAGCTGCTATGCTGGCACTGCCTCAGGAAGTGGTGCGCAGCTTCCGTGATGACATCTCTATTGTTGTAATTTACTTCAACTCAGACTTCCTTCGACTCTCGCCCGCCGGCTAG
- the Pdp gene encoding pyruvate dehydrogenase [acetyl-transferring]-phosphatase 1-like protein, mitochondrial isoform X1, which yields MATTLTGLRHLALPRLRKIAPVFCLTIPKQQSRSRSDLFGAPRLGPPEVSKILRCNETSREVQARSVRSFDTNQLAANSPMEDCLVIARCLLTTGHLFGVFDGHGGLGFAQLVSQRLFDYIALSILPHSLLKEYIEQNNRTHLVQVMHCTDSLTDEQNQAHFDSLHAFAHKLLSSVGRPFSMQDALHQAFLQLDADISREVTENKWQHSLLYALMGACACVVHVDGLHLHVASAGDCRAVLGSLTEDSSWHAKPLSMEHNADNIAELRRVLREHPDQESNTVVRQDRLLGQLAPLRALGDYNYKWPVSQVTELLVPLAGPHALPPHYLTPPYLTGAPEVTHHHLGPHDKFLVLASDGLWEQLQPHRVVKLVGQHMSGRQTLDRLRLPQPNMRLIQVAHILAARQKGLAQKPTDANAATHLIRNALGRTEYGIEHSKLAAMLALPQEVVRSFRDDISIVVIYFNSDFLRLSPAG from the exons ATGGCAACGACCTTGACTGGACTTCGGCATCTCGCGCTTCCAAGGCTTCGAAAAATCGCACCCGTCTTTTGCCTGACTATTCCAAAGCAGCAATCACGTTCACGGAGCGACCTCTTTGGAGCGCCGAGACTAGGGCCTCCGGAG GTATCAAAGATCCTCCGATGCAATGAAACGTCAAGGGAAGTACAAGCTCGGTCTGTGCGGTCCTTCGATACAAATCAGCTCGCTGCCAACAGCCCCATGGAAGATTGCCTTGTTATTGCTCGCTGCCTGCTCACTACGGGACATTTATTCGGCGTGTTTGACGGGCACGGCGGACTTGGTTTTGCACAACTTGTCAGCCAACGCCTGTTTGACTACATAGCATTGTCTATACTTCCCCACTCTCTACTTAAGGAATACATAGAACAAAATAACAGGACACATCTTGTTCAAGTTATGCACTGTACAGACTCTCTGACGGATGAGCAAAATCAAGCACACTTTGACAGCCTTCATGCCTTTGCACATAAACTACTTTCAAGTGTGGGAAGGCCATTTTCAATGCAAGATGCCCTGCACCAAGCTTTTTTGCAACTGGATGCTGACATTTCACGTGAAGTAACCGAGAACAAGTGGCAACACTCCTTGCTGTACGCCCTAATGGGAGCCTGCGCCTGCGTCGTGCATGTAGATGGGCTGCATTTGCATGTGGCCTCAGCAGGTGACTGCAGAGCAGTGCTGGGAAGCCTCACCGAAGACTCCAGCTGGCATGCAAAGCCCCTCAGCATGGAACACAATGCAGACAATATAGCAGAGCTTCGTCGTGTGCTGAGAGAGCACCCAGATCAGGAAAGCAACACTGTGGTACGGCAGGACCGCTTGCTGGGACAGCTGGCACCGTTGAGGGCTCTGGGCGACTATAACTACAAGTGGCCCGTCAGCCAGGTGACTGAGCTTCTGGTGCCATTGGCTGGACCACATGCCCTGCCACCTCACTACTTGACTCCTCCCTACCTAACTGGTGCACCTGAAGTCACGCACCACCATTTGGGCCCCCATGACAAATTCTTGGTGCTGGCCTCTGATGGCCTTTGGGAGCAGCTGCAGCCACACCGCGTGGTGAAGCTTGTGGGCCAGCACATGAGTGGTCGACAAACATTGGACAGACTACGCCTGCCCCAACCCAACATGCGCCTGATCCAGGTGGCGCATATTCTTGCTGCCCGTCAGAAAGGCCTTGCCCAGAAGCCTACAGATGCTAATGCAGCAACTCACCTCATCCGCAATGCACTTGGACGCACTGAATACGGCATTGAGCACAGCAAGCTAGCTGCTATGCTGGCACTGCCTCAGGAAGTGGTGCGCAGCTTCCGTGATGACATCTCTATTGTTGTAATTTACTTCAACTCAGACTTCCTTCGACTCTCGCCCGCCGGCTAG